Proteins found in one Cricetulus griseus strain 17A/GY chromosome X, alternate assembly CriGri-PICRH-1.0, whole genome shotgun sequence genomic segment:
- the LOC113837746 gene encoding mortality factor 4-like protein 2: MEVELKLPSVLKACLVEDWDLVNKQKQLFQLPAEKNIDYILANYVTFVKSQGKSDNREYSVDELVYGIREYFNNILSTQLLCQFEKPQYAEILLAYPDVPMSQIYGAPHLLRLFVNIETTLAYLSLNSHSLMSVSSYMQDFLNYLAENSTSLFNVSNYKVASVAYCFKAL; the protein is encoded by the coding sequence ATGGAAGTTGAATTGAAGTTACCTTCAGTACTAAAAGCATGTCTTGTTGAGGACTGGGACTTGGTAAACAAGCAGAAGCAGTTATTCCAGCTCCCTGCTGAGAAGAATATAGATTATATTCTCGCAAACTATGTGACTTTCGTGAAATCACAGGGAAAGTCTGATAATAGAGAATATTCTGTTGATGAACTTGTGTATGGGATAAGAGAGTATTTCAACAACATTCTGAGTACCCAGCTGCTCTGCCAGTTTGAAAAACCACAGTATGCTGAAATCCTCCTTGCTTACCCAGATGTTCCAATGTCTCAGATTTATGGGGCTCCACATCTCCTGCGATTATTTGTGAACATTGAGACTACATTGGCCTATTTGTCTCTTAATAGCCACAGTCTTATGTCAGTGTCCAGCTATATGCAAGATTTCCTTAATTACCTAGCAGAGAATTCCACTTCTCTGTTTAATGTGAGCAATTACAAAGTGGCTTCGGTCGCATATTGCTTCAAAGCCCTGTGA